Proteins from a genomic interval of Channa argus isolate prfri chromosome 11, Channa argus male v1.0, whole genome shotgun sequence:
- the vps13a gene encoding vacuolar protein sorting-associated protein 13A isoform X4, which produces MVFESVVVDVLNRFLGDYVVNLDSSQLNLGIWGGDAVLKNLEIKENALSQLDIPFKVRAGHIGRLQLRIPWKNLYTQSVEATLDGVYLLIVPTASIKYDAEKEEKQLQEARQRDLQRIEETKLKAAEQENPKLEKQDTFVEKLVTQVIKNLQVKISNIHVRYEDDVTNPNCPLSFGVSLKNLSLQTADKNWNPSLLDENSRLFFKLVQLDSLFAYWNVNSTLFSNHSPNEALQLLQSSMKIQNSVPVSHDFIFRPISADAKLRMNPRSDVDFSSPKVDLMVNLSEVAIELNRSQYISILELLGSVDMMSRNLPYRKYRPGGKVHRNASIWWKYAITAVLEVDVKPRLHMWSWQHIRRHRRMVKCYRELYKTKITSKKPTEELLKKLEEPEKTLDIFSITLARQQAEVEASKAGLRIYRPGIKMEEEETQGWLSWMWNWGGEATLTKEAKAGGFDELLTSAEKAKLYTAIGYSETAANPNLPKNFEDMKVNFHMEKLSVSIREKNDKNEIIKLTVGELKSKLTQRSGAQALKLTAHLSLFEVTGLADNRPAPTLLSSKKAATGAGTPLLDILFETNPLDESANQRLYVESQPLEIIYDASTVNSMSAFFMPPDDLQLDELTNATLIKLEQFRDRTATGLMYVIETQKVLDLKVNLMASYVIIPHCGFYDGTQNILLLDLGHFKMSSQSKKHLPQLSASSSNIEAIMSRAYDSFDIQLSTLQFIFSRPDGDWKMARKQKRSPLHILEPVDLTVVFSRAMVVTDSRMAKYKMSGQLPLLSLRISDDKLRSVLALVQSIPLPKSRSAAHSTAPSSTTKPKSFTPQLTPRRPLNLADQRSSVIFESCETISITSLGSEEDLFYDAPSSPIGDRPFFPDNPMPLRYADLHKIKSLVKEDAQKNMTDFIMQFEISEFSVQLCRLSEDKEITVLHLDIEGLGTELKLRTFDMTSNTYLREICLKCPEYMDSEDKQVQLITTLDNTEVDLLTLDYIKADRNGPEFRSQHNNTEQLIKVTFSSLDVHLHTEALLNAMNFLNNLLPPSTKKAGAQGELPTIPEEEEAELEAEAEKEGEKKEEAAVTRKKRSKTSKFADVVNLHIGANLRCLKIFIRGQKARISEISIEGLVSEVLMRKKEMEILANLKNIVILDCEKDAFYKKAVSIADREVFAFHMINYTDATEGDAYLDMSKVDTSVSLTVGCIQVIFLNKFVSSILAFINNFQEAKAALAEVTVQAAEKAASGVKELAERSTRIALNVHFNAPVIFLPQSSSSSNVIVADLGLLSVKNCFAKQPFKSDANIPPVVDMMTVKLTDLKMYRTKYINEVFQGEIQLLKPLSLDLEIQRNLSSNWYHNIPDIEITAHLKPLSLILSQDDMIVVLRTLSENLSEKADAVPPPAPPPTIDPSSDSGSNKGSQGSGTTGLPSSNTVVTAAVVETQKNSKLKSTLKVDFKFDSMTLVLYSPNVNEIQLLDSHDEELKLAEFTLGTISTSVHMFSDSSMKASVQLVACLLDDKRPKIKMVTPRMVAMRPGAEKNMMVEVNYRQGRDGNTLDTVVQDVYVCASMEFLLAVADILLKATQQGFAQVSQPKSSTGDKKNINSSVTSKESTTAIVSKTEINVLVRNPEIVFVADLTRADAPALVMTTQCELLMKSAAEGSQMTAAINDLKVVACPFLREKRKNNVTTVLQPCQVFFQSTQSATSPQAMEVSINALTLKVSPIIINTVITIQSALTPTAETPEELDSPVPVDLWEKRGWKELKLWFLEEEGDEDTRSLAPLIPQGESLQVTIKSICVTLEAGVGHRTVPMLLAKSSFHGDVKNWSTLINLHSELNLEVHYYSEVMGVWEPLLEPLEDEALSDTFRPWRLELKMKKKPVKCTRLSDEVDYNVPDYKTVIVISSVDQLNITLSKCGLVMLSNLGTAFAEAAKQTSECFQKDQAPFLVKNRLGLPVSVVHSEMFCPIGQQSTNRTVKLQDGETLGMDYSTTHSDQFSAMISLSGKDYYIQPTPVGHTSASVIPLVKVGRGMYSVMHKDSGVTRFLVCQIDSKQGSKYIKIRSPFQIINHFSIPFKIFEGLTCLGTALPTEEFCVPLDSYRSELSLQPITEDDADDQGAQFDVSEGFSYEDVSKEQPEIRLQQTCHRRGNLGGVMIVNIVPLRDAVTVKHTGEVGENFDVPFVLHLWPSILLRNLLPYPITYKLKDSGVSAPEATLNPGHSAQLHSAVINQSSLDLCLLNYMGQDWSSQYSVHSDQEEITFIVFQSLRQDDEDGYEETTRKKPELDIAVHVKYDLGQSVIAIHSPYWMVNKTCRLLQYKADDIHRKHPLDYDMPLLFSFKPRHFLRNNKVRLMISDSELSDEFSLDTVGSHGDVKCKGKYKDYLVGVKIDASSFSLTRVVTFVPFYMLVNRTKHTVFICEEGQNNWTEAKPEQSGIPFWPESDTQRLKIKVEGSLSPPLIIDFTRPENCLLLRLDNSMGGITVDVNLSDHSATIRFSEYHDGAAPFLIINHTKKQSLQFCQSSQKETEQEELEAGKAVHYTWAEPTGSRELCWKCGTYSGKLKSEEDLRKNMNNEGKLFVISFYEGLQRVVLFTEEQHIYKMLCESEKAQLAEQEIILSLKNMGVSLVNSSSSQEVSFIGITSSDVVWELKPKKKNRWKTLSTKEAEMLENRFKQYIDSAPTDCAIVDLENNFQVSFTPSGTDMQMLQPCHAPLRRHFLPGVKVEYSVSPRQKSYRVQIHRIQIQNQLPGAIFPYVFYPVKLPKSITMDSEPKPLTDISIVTRAAGHSDISRIKYFKVLIQEMDLKLDLGFLYAILDLITPENASIVTSEQEVELFEKDIQYIKTELNHVSSADTSPISLYEYFHISPIKLHLSFSLSTGGEDGLKEKRDTELIPVQSLNLLLKSIGATLTDVQDVVFKLAFFELNFQFCTTQQLQWEVIRHYSKQAIKQMYVLVLGLDVLGNPFGLIRGLSEGVEAFFYEPYQGAIQGPEEFVEGMALGVKALVGGAVGGIAGAASRITGAMAKGVAAITMDEEYQQKRREAMNKQPSGLREGLTRGGKGLVSGFVSGITGIVTKPIKGAQKEGAAGFFKGVGKGLVGAVARPTGGIIDMASSTFQGIKRAAETSQDVESLRPPRFIHEDGVIRPYKEREGFGSQMLQKIENGRFAKYRYFAHAKVNDSDFLMITKRGIFFVTKGTFGQLTCEWQYLFEEFTKDPMIVEGRRLRIEAKERVKSVFHAKEFGKIINFRTPEIAKWVLTKLEDAMENLPKY; this is translated from the exons ATGGTTTTCGAAAGCGTGGTGGTAGATGTCCTCAACCGGTTTTTAGGGGACTACGTTGTCAACCTTGACAGCTCACAGCTAAACCTCGGCATATGGGGAG GTGACGCTGTTCTAAAAAATCTTGAAATAAAGGAAAATGCCTTA agtcaACTTGACATTCCTTTTAAAGTGAGAGCGGGTCATATAG GGCGACTGCAGCTAAGAATTCCATGGAAAAACCTATACACCCAGTCAGTGGAGGCTACACTGGATGGTGTCTATCTGCTAATAGTCCCTACAGCAA GTATAAAGTAtgatgcagaaaaagaagagaagcagCTACAGGAGGCTCGTCAGAGAGATCTCCAGCGCATAGAGGAGACAAAGCTAAAGGCCGCTGAGCAAG agaACCCTAAGCTAGAGAAGCAGGATACCTTTGTGGAAAAACTTGTCACTCAGGTTATCAAAAACCTGCAGGTCAAGATCTCCAACATCCATGTACGCTATGAAGATGAT GTCACCAATCCAAACTGTCCTTTATCATTTGGAGTGTCACTTAAAAACCTCAGCCTTCAg ACAGCTGATAAGAACTGGAATCCTAGTCTTTTGGATGAGAATTCCAGGCTTTTCTTCAAG TTGGTTCAACTGGACAGTCTGTTTGCCTATTGGAATGTCAACTCAACACTCTTCTCAAATCACAGTCCAAATGAAGCCTTG caacttCTCCAGAGCAGCATGAAAATACAGAATTCTGTTCCCGTCAGCCATGACTTTA TTTTTCGTCCAATCTCAGCGGATGCTAAACTGCGGATGAACCCCAGGTCAGATGTTGACTTCTCCTCTCCTAAAGTGGACCTGATGGTCAATCTTAGTGAGGTGGCCATTGAACTCAATAGATCCCAG TACATTAGTATTTTGGAACTGCTGGGCTCAGTGGATATGATGTCCCGGAACCTGCCATATCGGAAGTACAGACCTGGGGGGAAAGTTCACAGAAATGCCAGCATATG GTGGAAGTACGCGATCACAGCCGTACTTGAGGTGGATGTGAAGCCACGTCTCCACATGTGGTCATGGCAACACATTAGACGACATCGGAGGATGGTAAAATGCTACAGAGAGCTTTATAAGACAAAGATCACCAGCAAGAAACCAACCGAGGAACTGCTCAAAAAACTAGAG GAACCTGAGAAAACGTTGGATATTTTTAGCATCACGTTGGCCAGACAACAAGCTGAAGTGGAG GCAAGCAAGGCTGGGCTGCGTATTTACCGTCCAGGGAtaaagatggaggaagaggagactCAGGGTTGGCTCAGCTGGATGTGGAATTGGGGAGGAGAGGCTACATTAACAAAAGAGGCCAAGGCTGGGG gTTTTGATGAGCTTTTAACTTCTGCTGAAAAAGCCAAACTCTACACTGCCATTGGATACAGTGAGACTGCTGCTAATCCCAACCTGCCAAAGAAC TTTGAGGACATGAAAGTCAATTTCCACATGGAAAAGCTGTCAGTGTCCATCAGAGAAAAGAATGACAAAAATGAGATCATCAAGCTGACTGTGGGAGAACTCAAGTCCAAACTTACACAGAGATCCGGAGCACAAGCTCTCAA acTCACAGCCCATCTTAGTTTGTTTGAGGTCACTGGCCTGGCTGATAACAGGCCTGCACCAACCCTTCTTTCATCAAAGAAAGCAGCCACTGGGGCAGGGACCCCACTGCTTGACATCCTGTTTGAGACTAATCCATTGGATGAAAGTGCTAACCAGCGGCTTTATGTGGAGTCACAGCCCCTGGAAATCATCTATGATGCT TCAACAGTGAACAGCATGTCAGCATTCTTCATGCCCCCTGATGACCTGCAGCTGGATGAACTCACCAATGCAACTCTGATAAAACTGGAACAGTTTAGAGATCGCACAGCCACTG gtcTAATGTATGTGATTGAAACACAGAAAGTTCTTGACCTGAAAGTGAACCTGATGGCCTCCTATGTCATCATTCCACATTGTGGCTTTTATGATGGCACTCAGAACATCCTGCTACTAGATCTTGGTCATTTCAAG atgTCAAGTCAAAGCAAGAAACATCTGCCTCAGCTGTCTGCATCCTCAAGCAACATTGAAGCCATCATGTCGAGGGCATATGACAGCTTTGACATACAACTTAGTACCCTGCAGTTCATTTTTAGCAGACCAG ATGGCGACTGGAAAATGGCCCGTAAGCAAAAACGGTCACCGCTACACATCCTAGAGCCAGTGGATCTAACAGTAGTGTTTAGCAGAGCGATGGTCGTGACGGACTCCCGTATGGCAAA GTATAAGATGTCGGGACAGCTTCCTCTGCTGTCCCTTCGTATTTCTGATGATAAACTTCGAAGTGTTCTGGCCCTGGTGCAAAGTATCCCACTGCCTAAGAGCAGGTCTGCTGCACACAGCACTGCTCCATCTTCCACAACAAAG CCAAAGTCATTCACGCCCCAGCTCACTCCCAGAAGACCACTGAACTTAGCTGACCAGCGTTCATCTGTCATATTCGAGTCATGCGAGACCATCAGCATCACCTCTTTGG ggtcagaggaagatctGTTCTACGATGCTCCCAGCTCTCCTATTGGTGATCGGCCATTCTTCCCAGACAATCCGATGCCACTGCGCTATGCAGATTTACACAAGATAAAAAGTCTGGTTAAGGAAGACGCACAGAAGAACATGACTGACTTCATTATGCAGTTTGAAATCAGTGAG TTTTCTGTTCAGTTATGTCGCCTGTCTGAGGATAAGGAGATCACAGTTCTCCACTTGGACATAGAAGGTCTGGGCACAGAGCTGAAACTGCGCACCTTTGACATGACATCAAACACATACCTTCGAGAGATCTGCCTCAAGTGTCCTGAGTACATGG ATTCTGAAGACAAGCAGGTTCAGCTGATCACCACTCTAGACAACACAGAAGTTGACCTGCTGACCCTTGACTATATCAAA GCTGATAGGAATGGCCCTGAGTTCAGGTCTCAACATAACAATACAGAGCAGCTTATCAAG GTGACCTTCTCATCCCTGGATGTTCATCTTCATACAGAAGCTCTGCTTAATGCCATGAATTTCCTCAACAATCTCCTTCCTCCATCTACCAAGAAGGCCGGAGCTCAGGGGGAGCTCCCCACCATCCCAGAGGAAGAAGAGGCAGAATTAGAAGCAGAggcagagaaggagggagagaagaaagaggaagctGCTGTAACCAGAAAAAAAC gTTCAAAGACTTCGAAGTTTGCAGATGTGGTGAATTTGCATATAGGAGCTAATCTCCGCTGCCTGAAGATATTTATTCGAGGACAGAAAGCCAGGATCTCTGAGATTAGTATTGAAG GTCTCGTTTCTGAGGTTCTAATGAGGAAAAAGGAGATGGAGATTCTAGCCAACCTAAAAAACATTGTGATCCTGGACTGTGAAAAAGATGCCTTTTAcaagaag GCTGTGTCAATAGCGGATAGGGAAGTGTTTGCCTTTCACATGATAAACTATACAGATGCCACAGAAGGAGATGCCTATCTGGACATGTCTAAAGTTGACACCTCTGTCTCACTAACGGTGGGATGCATTCAGGTCATCTTCCTCAACAAGTTTGTTTCCTCCATACTG GCATTTATCAATAACTTCCAGGAGGCCAAAGCAGCCCTTGCAGAGGTGACAGTGCAAGCTGCAGAAAAGGCAGCATCAGGTGTTAAGGAGCTGGCAGAACGAAGTACTCGAATTGCTCTAAACGTCCATTTCAATGCACCTGTCATCTTCCTCCcccagtcctcctcctcctcaaatGTCATTGTAGCTGACCTTGGTCTGCTGTCTGTCAAGAACTGCTTTGCCAAGCAACCCTTTAAAAGTGATGCTAACATCCCACCTGTTGTGGATATGATGACTGTGAAGTTGACTGACCTCAAGATGTACAG GACCAAATACATAAATGAAGTTTTTCAGGGAGAGATCCAACTGTTGAAGCCGCTCAGCCTAGACTTGGAAATCCAGAGAAATCTATCATCTAACTGGTACCACAACATACCTGACATAGAGATCACTGCCCATCTGAAGCCATTGAGT CTGATCCTCAGCCAGGATGACATGATAGTGGTCCTGAGGACGCTAAGTGAGAATCTGTCAGAGAAGGCTGATGCTGTTccacctccagctcctccacccACCATTGACCCCTCATCTGACTCTGGGTCCAACAAAGGTTCTCAGGGCTCTGGAACCACTGGACTACCAAGCA GTAATACAGTGGTGACAGCTGCTGTTGTGGAGACTCAGAAAAATAGTAAGCTGAAGAGCACACTCAAGGTAGACTTCAAGTTTGACTCCATGACTCTGGTGCTGTATAGCCCTAATGTGAATGAG ATACAGCTTTTGGACTCGCATGATGAGGAGCTGAAACTAGCAGAATTTACTCTGGGAACTATCTCTACTTCTGTCCACATGTTCTCTGACAGCTCCATGAAGGCTTCAGTCCAACTCGTGGCCTGCCTTCTAGATGACAAGAgacccaaaataaaaatggtcacCCCGAG AATGGTGGCGATGCGACCCGGTGCAGAAAAGAACATGATGGTCGAAGTGAACTACCGTCAAGGTCGTGATGGCAACACTTTGGACACAGTCGTGcaggatgtgtatgtgtgtgccagCATGGAGTTCCTGTTAGCAGTTGCAGATATCTTGCTCAAAGCCACTCAACAGGGCTTTGCTCAAGTGTCACAACCCAAGAGCAGTACAGGAGataaaaagaacataaactCCTCTGTGACATCTAAAGAGTCCA CTACAGCTATAGTGTCAAAGACAGAGATTAATGTTCTGGTGCGTAACCCAGAGATTGTGTTTGTGGCTGACCTGACACGCGCTGATGCCCCGGCCCTAGTGATGACCACACAGTGTGAGCTACTGATGAAAAGTGCTGCAGAAGGATCACAAATGACTGCTGCTATTAACGACCTTAAA GTAGTGGCATGTCCTTTcttgagagagaagaggaaaaacaatgtGACCACAGTGCTACAGCCTTGTCAGGTGTTCTTCCAGAGTACCCAGTCTGCAACCTCCCCCCAGGCCATGGAGGTCTCCATCAATGCTCTCACACTGAAg GTTTCTCCAATCATAATCAACACAGTGATCACCATCCAGTCAGCACTAACTCCTACAGCTGAAACAccagaggagcttgatagtcCAGTTCCTGTGGACCTATGGGAAAAACGTGGCTGGAAGGAGCTGAAGTTGTGGTTCTtagaggaggagggagatgaAGACACAAGGTCACTAGCACCACTTATTCCACAGGGAGAATCATTACAG GTGACCATCAAATCAATCTGCGTAACTCTCGAGGCCGGTGTGGGACATCGCACTGTCCCCATGCTTTTGGCAAAGTCCTCCTTTCATGGAGATGTCAAAAACTGGTCCACATTAATTAACTTACATAGTGAACTCAATCTGGAG GTACACTATTACAGTGAGGTGATGGGAGTATGGGAGCCACTATTGGAACCCTTAGAAGATGAGGCACTTTCAGACACTTTCAGACCATGGCGACTGGAACTCAAG ATGAAGAAGAAGCCAGTCAAGTGCACACGTTTGTCAGATGAAGTGGATTACAATGTTCCAGACTATAAGACAGTCATTGTTATTAGCAGTGTAGACCAGCTCAACATCACCCTCTCAAAATGTGGACTGGTCATGTTGAGTAATTTGGGCACG GCATTTGCAGAGGCTGCCAAACAGACATCTGAGTGCTTCCAGAAGGATCAAGCTCCGTTTTTGGTGAAAAACCGCCTGGGACTGCCTGTGTCTGTCGtccacagtgaaatgttttgtcCCATTGGCCAGCAAAGCACCAATCGCACTGTAAAGCTTCAGGATGGGGAAACCCTTGGGATGGACTATTCAACCACACATTCTGACCAATTCTCAGCCATGATCTCCTTAAGTGGGAAGGACTACTACATACAGCCTA CTCCAGTGGGCCACACCTCAGCTAGTGTGATCCCGTTGGTCAAGGTGGGCAGGGGCATGTACAGTGTAATGCACAAAGACTCAGGAGTGACTCGTTTTCTGGTCTGTCAGATTGACTCTAAGCAGGGCAGCAAGTACATCAAGATCCGTTCTCCTTTCCAG ATCATCAATCATTTCTCAATACCATTCAAAATCTTTGAGGGATTAACATGTTTGGGTACCGCGCTACCTACTGAGGAGTTCTGTGTGCCACTGGATTCTTACAG GTCTGAGTTGAGCCTTCAGCCAATAACCGAGGACGATGCTGACGATCAGGGTGCGCAGTTTGATGTCTCAGAGGGATTCAGTTATGAAGATGTAAGTAAGGAGCAGCCTGAGATACGCCTGCAGCAGACCTGCCATCGGCGTGGAAACCTGGGTGGTGTGATGATTGTCAACATAGTGCCATTAAGGGATGCTGTGACAGTCAAACACACTGGAGAAGTTGGGGAGAACTTTGATGTGCCCTTTGTGCTTCACCTATGGCCTTCCATTCTGCTTCGCAACCTGCTACCATACCCCATCACCTACAAACTAAAG GACAGTGGGGTCTCAGCGCCTGAGGCAACTCTGAACCCAGGCCACTCTGCCCAGCTTCATTCTGCAGTCATCAACCAGTCAAGTCTTGATCTCTGCCTGTTGAACTACATGGGTCAGGACTGGTCTTCTCAGTACAG TGTCCATAGTGACCAGGAAGAGATCACCTTCATCGTGTTCCAGTCTCTACGTCAGGATGACGAAGATGGTTATGAAGAGACAACAAGGAAGAAGCCAGAGTTAGACATAGCTGTGCACGTTAAATATGACCTGGGACAGTCAGTGATTGCTATCCACTCACCATACTGGATGGTGAATAAGACATGCAGGTTGCTGCAGTACAAGGCTGATGATATCCACCGTAAGCACCCCCTGGACTATGACATGCCCCTGCTCTTCTCCTTCAAACCGCGCCACTTCCTGCGAAACAATAAG GTCCGCCTTATGATCTCAGACAGTGAGCTCTCTGATGAATTCTCTTTGGATACAGTTGGTAGCCATGGAGATGTTAAATGTAAAGGCAAATACAAAGATTACCTG GTTGGTGTGAAGATTGATGCAAGCAGTTTCAGTCTGACGCGTGTTGTGACCTTTGTGCCCTTTTACATGCTGGTCAACAGAACCAAACACACTGTGTTTATATGTGAGGAAGGCCAGAACAACTGGACTGAGGCAAAACCAGAACAG TCAGGCATTCCTTTCTGGCCTGAGAGCGATACACAGCGGTTAAAGATAAAAGTAGAAGGTTCTTTATCGCCTCCTCTAATTATTGACTTCACACGGCCAGAGAACTGCCTGTTGCTGCGTCTAGACAATTCC ATGGGTGGGATTACAGTAGATGTGAACCTCTCAGACCACTCCGCGACAATCCGATTCTCTGAGTACCACGATGGTGCTGCTCCCTTCCTCATTATTAACCACACCAAAAAACAGAGTCTTCAGTTCTGTCAAAG TTCTCAGAAGGAAACTGAGCAGGAAGAACTGGAGGCCGGGAAAGCTGTTCACTACACCTGGGCTGAGCCCACTGGGTCTCGAGAGCTTTGCTGGAAGTGTGGCACTTACAGTGGGAAGCTGAAGAGTGAGGAG GACCTCCGCAAGAATATGAATAATGAGGGAAAACTGTTTGTCATCTCCTTTTATGAAG GTCTTCAGCGTGTTGTGCTGTTCACTGAGGAGCAGCATATCTATAAGATGCTCTGTGAGAGCGAAAAGGCGCAGCTTGCTGAACAGGAAATCATCCTGTCGCTAAAGAACATGGGAGTGTCTTTggtcaacagcagcagcagtcaggAGGTCTCCTTTATTGGGATCACAAG CTCTGATGTGGTGTGGGAATTAAAGCCTAAGAAGAAGAATCGGTGGAAGACTCTGAGCACtaaagaagcagaaatgttGGAGAACCGCTTCAAACAATACATCGACTCTGCACCCACAGACTGTGCCATTGTGGACCTAGAGAACAATTTCCAG GTGTCCTTTACGCCCAGTGGCACAGACATGCAAATGCTGCAGCCATGTCATGCTCCTCTCAGGAGACACTTCCTGCCAGGGGTGAAGGTTGAATACAGTGTGTCCCCACGTCAAAAATCCTATCGTGTCCAAATCCACCGGATACAA ATCCAGAATCAGCTGCCAGGAGCCATCTTCCCCTATGTTTTTTACCCTGTAAAACTGCCAAAGTCTATCACTATGGACTCAG AACCAAAACCTCTAACTGATATCAGCATTGTTACCAGGGCAGCTGGACACTCTGATATTTCTCGCATCAA GTACTTCAAGGTGTTGATTCAAGAGATGGATCTAAAGCTTGATCTGGGCTTCCTGTATGCCATCCTAGACCTGATCACTCCTGAAAATGCCAGCATCGTGACCTCAGAACAagag GTCGAACTATTTGAgaaggacatacagtatattaagaCAGAACTAAACCATGTCTCCTCTGCTGACACCTCTCCCATCAGCCTCTATGAGTACTTCCACATTTCCCCCATCAAG CTGCACCTGAGTTTCTCTCTAAGCACAGGAGGAGAAGATGgtttgaaagagaaaagagataCAGAGCTCATCCCTGTCCAGTCCCTCAATCTGCTGCTGAAGAGTATCGGAGCCACTCTTACTGACGTGCAAGATGTTGTCTTCAA ACTAGCCTTCTTTGAATTGAACTTTCAGTTTTGCACCACTCAGCAGTTGCAATGGGAGGTGATCAGACATTATTCTAAACAG GCTATTAAACAGATGTATGTGCTGGTGCTGGGTCTGGATGTCCTTGGAAACCCATTTGGACTGATCAGAGGACTGTCAGAGGGAGTGGAGGCCTTCTTCTATGAACCCTATCAG GGAGCCATCCAGGGGCCGGAGGAGTTTGTTGAAGGGATGGCTCTTGGGGTTAAGGCTCTTGTGGGAGGAGCTGTAG GGGGTATAGCAGGTGCAGCCTCTAGAATAACAGGTGCCATGGCAAAGGGTGTTGCTGCAATAACTATGGATGAGGAATACcagcagaagagaagagaggcaATGAACAAACAACCCAGTGGCCTTAGAGAGGGTCTGACGAGAGGCGGAAAAGGATTGGTATCT GGATTTGTCAGTGGGATCACAGGGATTGTTACCAAACCTATAAAGG GAGCCCAGAAGGAGGGTGCAGCAGGCTTCTTCAAGGGTGTGGGAAAAGGACTGGTTGGTGCAGTAGCCAGACCAACAGGGGGCATTATTGACATGGCCAGCAGTACCTTCCAGGGGATCAAAAG GGCGGCAGAGACTTCACAGGATGTAGAATCTCTTCGTCCTCCTCGTTTTATTCATGAGGATGGTGTCATTCGACCATATAAGGAGAGGGAGGGCTTCGGCAGTCAGATGCTCCAG AAAATTGAGAATGGACGTTTTGCCAAGTACAGATACTTCGCTCATGCCAAGGTCAATGATTCAGACTTCCTTATGATCACCAAGAG GGGGATATTTTTCGTGACCAAAGGCACATTTGGCCAGCTGACGTGTGAATGGCAGTATCTTTTTGAAGAGTTCACCAAGGATCCCATGATTGTAGAAGGCCGGCGACTTCGCATTGAGGCCAAG GAGAGAGTAAAATCAGTCTTCCATGCAAAGGAATTTGGGAAAATCATAAATTTCAGAACCCCTGAGATAGCCAAA tgggTTCTCACCAAATTGGAGGATGCAATGGAGAATTTACCTAAATACTAA